A region from the Prevotella melaninogenica genome encodes:
- a CDS encoding leucine-rich repeat domain-containing protein — protein MREKTIQFRLWSIVFLMLLLPKQVAAYTDGDIVKHDGIVYQVVKASESTLSFVGTENKTGAITIPATWSDNKGTTFKVTKVGGNEIYKCQGVTSVNLPEGITEIAYSSFTDAELETLNIPATVKTISDNTFYRVKKMPKITVASASTTFSDDGHGALYNHDKTQLYAVPTDAYMTADCTYTINPAVEVIKHSAFISFPQNTGIKKIILLPHLKNAATDYPSFAQINTLEAYEMPAGATGDYKVDGGVLFYKDKLVQYPRNKQDKDYKVPNGIKGIYLRAFDAVRQMESIDMNQVTKLDVNSLFGCQNLKTVTLPKDLEVDGTAGAIASCPKIKEYKTAPGCVNFIEEEGVIYSKPDKSKVYFFPPSKEITDGKYTIPSFVKEIEKFAFASNQNIQELTIPSSVTTINTQAISSFKDLKKVTFINPSSCSKIDGGAFGWNYALKEVTLPSALKELDKIFTSCSSMETINVPDNSKLKTIKNGALQFTRNLKHFNFQGSCDLETIEDGAFQNLDKLEGFNFPKNVTTIGSNAFNGCKSMATATFKDDAIITTIKAGALADCGLTSISIPNSVKTLEKEAFRNCSALTTVNLSKNVESVSPETFKYCEHLTAINVDKENTKYSSVDGYLLSHDKEELILFPHGKASEHFTLLPPSIKKIGNYAFYECVGLKNVVIPNKVEEIGERAFYNCKNLNTITFLCDKMIDPAKINQEENKRSFDNGSAGTTNMPTNINIYVRKERLNDYQTNTFYQNFKSTHTSFIENNLEYLPVSENSVDLLDVKNTDYTFVVPETVEHNGKTYNVNMIGDYAFQSTSANVHEVVVKKNVEYIGAKAFKTNITADASTIENVFFLSSNPTKQMLSTTRFELDETGKDYNEFASSTKVYVKKSQLSNYKTEWDKKVYSTTEHKYVESTRNFINQIDFKIPGINITHKYGTFAREFDTDFSEYKKEKHICDMGAFVAPISSITQGSGDYGTSTYMVRMTSVDVNGGVTNEYGYIPAYTGVLLKVLDGEKTPTDFYYTIGEKDDHTYTISHNMMEGVTVNPHTVTTGTDPIYVMSAREGIFKKAKATINIPVHKAYAKIQGVPVGAKVMFSFDDSSTTGIDTIDTASSDNSTDRAYYNLQGQCVEHPQHGVYIHNGKKVIIK, from the coding sequence ATGAGAGAAAAAACAATTCAATTCAGGTTATGGTCTATCGTCTTCCTGATGCTGTTGCTGCCTAAGCAAGTGGCAGCGTACACTGATGGTGACATCGTCAAACATGACGGTATCGTCTACCAAGTGGTAAAAGCAAGTGAAAGTACCTTGTCGTTTGTTGGAACAGAGAACAAGACGGGGGCCATTACTATCCCCGCAACATGGAGTGACAATAAAGGTACCACCTTTAAGGTTACAAAAGTGGGTGGTAATGAGATCTATAAATGCCAGGGGGTAACCAGCGTGAACCTGCCGGAAGGCATTACGGAAATTGCCTATTCGTCCTTTACAGATGCAGAGCTGGAGACACTGAATATACCTGCCACTGTTAAGACAATATCTGACAACACTTTCTACAGAGTAAAGAAAATGCCGAAAATCACGGTTGCATCAGCCAGTACAACATTTTCGGATGACGGACATGGGGCACTCTATAACCACGACAAAACCCAACTCTATGCCGTTCCGACAGATGCATATATGACTGCCGACTGCACTTATACCATCAACCCTGCCGTAGAAGTGATAAAGCATTCTGCCTTTATCAGTTTTCCTCAGAACACAGGCATAAAGAAAATCATTTTACTGCCTCATCTGAAAAATGCTGCAACAGACTATCCAAGTTTTGCACAGATAAACACTTTAGAGGCTTACGAGATGCCTGCAGGTGCTACAGGAGATTATAAGGTTGATGGAGGTGTGCTGTTCTACAAAGACAAACTGGTGCAATATCCTCGCAACAAACAGGACAAAGATTACAAGGTTCCCAATGGTATAAAAGGAATTTACCTGCGTGCTTTCGATGCTGTAAGACAGATGGAGAGTATCGATATGAACCAAGTGACCAAATTAGATGTCAACTCTCTTTTTGGCTGTCAGAATCTGAAGACAGTGACTCTGCCAAAGGATCTTGAAGTAGACGGAACGGCGGGAGCCATTGCCAGCTGTCCGAAAATCAAGGAATACAAAACAGCACCAGGCTGCGTTAACTTCATTGAAGAAGAAGGTGTCATCTACAGTAAACCAGACAAGTCTAAAGTTTATTTCTTCCCTCCGTCAAAAGAAATAACAGATGGGAAATACACCATCCCATCTTTCGTCAAAGAAATAGAAAAGTTTGCCTTTGCAAGTAATCAGAATATCCAAGAGCTGACAATTCCGAGCAGTGTAACGACAATTAACACGCAAGCCATCAGCTCCTTCAAGGATTTGAAGAAAGTTACATTTATCAATCCTTCGAGCTGTTCGAAGATTGACGGTGGTGCGTTTGGATGGAACTATGCATTAAAGGAGGTAACCCTGCCTTCCGCTCTAAAGGAACTGGATAAGATTTTCACATCATGTTCAAGTATGGAAACCATCAACGTACCTGACAACTCCAAACTGAAGACGATAAAGAACGGTGCACTCCAATTTACCAGGAACTTGAAGCACTTCAACTTCCAAGGCAGTTGCGATCTTGAGACTATCGAGGACGGAGCATTCCAGAACCTGGACAAGTTGGAGGGATTCAACTTCCCCAAGAATGTGACTACCATCGGCAGCAATGCTTTCAACGGCTGTAAGAGCATGGCAACCGCCACTTTTAAGGACGACGCTATCATTACAACCATTAAGGCAGGAGCACTTGCCGACTGCGGTCTGACTTCTATCAGTATTCCAAACAGTGTTAAGACCCTTGAAAAAGAAGCTTTCCGCAACTGTTCAGCCCTGACAACCGTCAATCTGTCAAAGAATGTAGAGAGTGTCAGTCCGGAAACTTTCAAATATTGCGAGCATTTAACCGCAATCAACGTTGACAAGGAGAATACCAAGTACTCAAGTGTTGACGGTTATCTCCTTTCTCACGATAAAGAAGAGTTGATTCTCTTTCCTCATGGAAAGGCGAGTGAACACTTTACACTCCTGCCTCCTTCAATCAAGAAGATTGGAAATTATGCTTTCTATGAATGCGTAGGTCTGAAGAATGTTGTTATTCCTAACAAGGTCGAAGAAATTGGCGAGCGTGCATTCTATAATTGCAAGAACTTGAATACCATTACATTCCTCTGCGACAAGATGATTGACCCGGCAAAAATCAATCAGGAAGAAAACAAGCGCAGCTTCGACAATGGCTCAGCAGGAACAACGAATATGCCGACCAACATAAACATCTATGTACGTAAAGAACGCCTTAATGATTATCAAACCAACACATTCTATCAGAACTTTAAGAGTACACATACCTCTTTCATAGAAAACAATCTGGAGTATCTGCCGGTATCAGAAAACTCTGTCGATCTCCTCGATGTAAAAAACACCGATTATACTTTCGTCGTACCCGAAACAGTGGAGCACAACGGCAAGACCTACAATGTCAACATGATTGGTGACTATGCTTTCCAGTCAACTTCTGCTAACGTACACGAGGTGGTTGTGAAGAAGAATGTAGAGTACATCGGTGCCAAGGCTTTCAAGACAAACATTACAGCTGATGCTTCTACCATCGAAAATGTATTCTTCCTTTCTTCCAACCCGACAAAGCAGATGCTGAGTACTACCCGCTTTGAACTGGATGAGACTGGAAAAGATTACAATGAGTTCGCCTCTTCTACGAAAGTCTATGTGAAGAAGTCCCAGCTTTCCAATTACAAGACTGAATGGGATAAAAAGGTCTACAGTACGACTGAACATAAATATGTTGAAAGCACCAGGAACTTCATCAACCAGATTGACTTCAAGATTCCGGGTATCAACATCACACACAAGTACGGTACATTCGCACGTGAGTTCGACACGGACTTCAGCGAGTACAAGAAGGAAAAGCACATCTGCGACATGGGCGCATTTGTAGCTCCTATCTCAAGCATCACACAGGGTTCCGGCGACTACGGTACGTCTACCTACATGGTACGTATGACAAGTGTAGATGTGAACGGCGGTGTTACCAACGAATACGGCTATATACCGGCTTATACCGGTGTACTGCTGAAGGTGCTTGACGGAGAGAAAACTCCCACTGACTTCTACTACACCATCGGTGAGAAAGACGACCACACATATACCATCAGCCACAACATGATGGAAGGTGTCACAGTCAATCCGCACACCGTCACGACAGGCACGGATCCTATCTACGTCATGTCCGCCCGTGAAGGTATCTTCAAGAAAGCCAAGGCTACAATCAATATACCGGTTCACAAGGCATACGCCAAGATCCAGGGGGTACCGGTCGGTGCCAAGGTGATGTTCTCTTTCGACGACTCCTCAACGACAGGTATCGACACGATTGATACAGCCTCATCAGACAACAGTACCGACAGAGCTTACTACAACCTGCAGGGGCAGTGTGTAGAACATCCGCAGCACGGAGTCTATATCCACAACGGAAAGAAAGTTATCATTAAATGA
- a CDS encoding transposase: MGSKHSKHRTFSENFILTLLREYYSSEVSINFICRKYDINSASFYQWQKKYDLDEKKLSLSHDIITKVKAMRSKKAMEKAPLTREEELEEQVSNLKKALEYSELRNQGLMKVIEISSKEYGEDLLKKAGARQ, translated from the coding sequence ATGGGAAGTAAACATTCTAAACACAGAACATTCAGTGAGAACTTTATTCTCACTTTACTTCGTGAGTATTACTCATCCGAAGTGTCAATTAATTTCATCTGTCGTAAGTACGACATTAATAGTGCCAGCTTTTATCAATGGCAAAAAAAGTATGATTTAGATGAAAAAAAGCTATCTTTGTCGCATGATATTATTACTAAAGTAAAAGCTATGCGTAGTAAGAAAGCTATGGAGAAAGCCCCTCTAACGCGTGAGGAAGAGCTTGAAGAACAAGTATCCAATTTGAAGAAAGCTTTGGAGTATTCTGAACTTCGCAATCAAGGTTTGATGAAAGTCATAGAGATAAGCAGTAAGGAATACGGTGAAGATTTGCTAAAAAAAGCTGGCGCCAGGCAGTAG
- the ltrA gene encoding group II intron reverse transcriptase/maturase — protein MKERMQKTSAYANDCPQRDRTESEWYGGVQTFMWISEDNIVEVPFDKEHLLELILSPENLNRAYKAVVGNKGKGGIDKMSCAQLLPWLLTHKDELLCSLFDGTYRPNPVRRVEIPKDNGKMRLLGIPTVVDRMVQQAINQVLTQIYEPHFSKRSFGFCPTRGCHNALREVQKTVDDGYTYVVDLDLERFFDTVNHGKLIEILSRTIKDGRVVSLIHKYLRSGVIAKGLWHASEEGTPQGGPLSPLLSNIMLNELDKELARRGHPFVRYADDAMIFCKSKRAAERVRSSITKFIDGKLFLKVNKEKTVVSYIKGVKYLGYSFYVHRGKCQLTVHSKSKSKMKSSLKELTSRSNGWGYVKRKQKLRKYIVGWVGYYHLANMKRFCLETDEWLRRRIRMCIWKAWKKPKTKVVNLIRCGIAKWQAYQWGNTRLAYWRIAGSPILSIAMSNDRLRKQGYVCLLDAYLGWNPK, from the coding sequence ATGAAGGAACGAATGCAGAAAACATCAGCTTATGCTAATGACTGCCCCCAGAGAGATAGGACGGAATCCGAATGGTATGGGGGAGTGCAGACTTTCATGTGGATATCCGAAGACAACATCGTGGAAGTTCCATTCGACAAGGAGCACTTGTTGGAGTTAATCCTCAGTCCCGAGAACCTGAACCGAGCCTATAAGGCAGTTGTGGGGAACAAGGGTAAGGGTGGTATCGACAAGATGTCATGCGCGCAGCTACTACCATGGCTCTTGACCCATAAGGATGAACTTCTATGCTCCTTGTTTGACGGTACATACCGTCCCAATCCTGTCCGCCGGGTAGAGATACCCAAGGACAATGGCAAGATGCGCCTGCTGGGCATACCCACTGTGGTTGACCGCATGGTGCAGCAAGCCATCAACCAAGTGCTAACCCAAATCTATGAGCCTCATTTTTCCAAGCGGAGCTTCGGCTTTTGCCCGACCAGAGGATGCCACAACGCACTGCGAGAAGTGCAGAAGACGGTTGATGATGGCTATACATATGTAGTTGACCTCGACCTCGAACGCTTCTTCGACACAGTTAACCACGGCAAACTCATAGAGATACTCAGCCGTACGATAAAGGATGGCAGAGTGGTTAGCCTTATACACAAATATCTGCGCAGCGGTGTGATAGCCAAAGGTCTTTGGCACGCGAGCGAGGAGGGAACTCCGCAAGGCGGTCCTCTAAGTCCACTTTTGAGCAACATCATGCTCAACGAGTTGGACAAGGAACTCGCACGTAGAGGTCACCCCTTTGTCCGCTATGCCGATGATGCGATGATATTCTGTAAGTCCAAGAGGGCTGCAGAACGTGTAAGGTCGTCCATAACCAAGTTTATTGATGGAAAACTCTTCCTTAAGGTGAACAAGGAAAAGACGGTCGTTTCGTATATCAAGGGTGTGAAGTACCTCGGCTACTCCTTTTATGTACACAGAGGTAAATGCCAACTCACGGTACACTCCAAATCTAAGTCGAAGATGAAGTCATCCCTCAAAGAGTTGACAAGTCGTAGCAATGGTTGGGGATATGTGAAGAGAAAGCAGAAACTGAGAAAGTATATTGTGGGATGGGTAGGTTACTACCACCTTGCCAATATGAAACGGTTTTGCCTTGAAACCGACGAATGGCTAAGGCGACGCATACGCATGTGCATATGGAAAGCTTGGAAGAAGCCAAAGACGAAAGTTGTCAATCTCATTAGGTGCGGAATTGCCAAGTGGCAAGCCTACCAATGGGGGAACACTCGCCTGGCTTATTGGCGCATAGCAGGCAGTCCCATCTTGAGTATAGCCATGTCAAACGACCGGCTACGCAAGCAGGGTTATGTCTGCTTATTGGATGCCTATCTCGGATGGAACCCAAAATAG
- the mobB gene encoding conjugal transfer protein MobB, which produces MIAKISATENLGGALGYNFKKVEKGEANILLAAELYQSKEGRYTMEDVLADMEALIPKNCRTKKTVFHCSLNPHPDEKLSDETLSQIAKEYMEALGYGNQPYIVFKHNDIAREHIHIVSLRINGEGKKINDKFEKRRSKQITDVLERKYGLIPSSKVRDNVETKTPKVNIDRGNIKEQVASILRMVLKHYCFCSLGELNAILSAYKLAVEEVKTEFRGRKYNGLVYLPTDGKGNKAGTPIHASDIGRGVGYTAVQNRMQKSKQAVKPLVPTIIGKVLQTMRTSPKTEEELRQRLEVQGLRVVIRKNESGRMYGVTFIDDKEGIALNGSRLGKGYAANVFNTYFSNPTHNPFLDETLYGCPSVHLEQSATVQSLRQNTEEGDNIVNELIEDMANGSFLPMGNDDWKEVAWQRKLRRQNKVNLKRRKR; this is translated from the coding sequence ATGATAGCAAAAATTTCAGCAACGGAGAACCTTGGAGGTGCACTCGGCTACAACTTCAAAAAGGTGGAAAAAGGAGAAGCAAATATTCTTCTTGCCGCTGAATTGTATCAGAGCAAGGAAGGACGTTATACGATGGAGGACGTGCTTGCTGATATGGAGGCATTGATACCGAAGAACTGCCGTACCAAGAAAACGGTGTTCCACTGTTCGCTCAATCCGCACCCAGACGAGAAACTATCCGATGAAACACTCTCGCAGATAGCAAAAGAGTATATGGAGGCACTCGGCTATGGCAATCAGCCCTACATTGTGTTCAAGCATAATGACATCGCCCGTGAGCATATCCACATTGTGTCGCTTCGGATAAACGGTGAGGGAAAGAAAATCAACGACAAGTTTGAGAAGCGGCGGAGCAAGCAGATTACCGATGTCTTGGAGAGGAAATATGGTCTCATTCCAAGTTCAAAGGTCAGGGATAATGTGGAAACAAAAACACCAAAAGTGAATATTGATAGAGGAAACATCAAGGAGCAGGTGGCAAGTATTCTCCGCATGGTGCTGAAACATTATTGCTTCTGTTCATTGGGAGAGCTGAACGCCATCCTTTCCGCATACAAACTTGCCGTGGAAGAAGTGAAGACGGAGTTTCGGGGAAGGAAATACAATGGACTTGTCTATCTTCCAACTGATGGCAAGGGCAACAAGGCGGGCACACCCATCCATGCCTCAGACATCGGCCGTGGTGTGGGCTATACTGCCGTACAGAACAGGATGCAGAAATCAAAACAAGCCGTCAAGCCGTTGGTACCGACTATAATAGGCAAGGTGTTACAAACAATGCGTACCTCTCCAAAGACAGAGGAAGAACTTCGACAAAGATTGGAAGTACAAGGCTTGCGTGTGGTAATCCGAAAGAACGAAAGTGGACGAATGTATGGCGTCACGTTCATTGACGACAAGGAGGGCATCGCCCTCAATGGCTCCCGATTAGGCAAAGGATATGCCGCCAATGTATTCAACACTTATTTCTCCAATCCTACACACAATCCATTCTTGGATGAAACGCTGTATGGCTGTCCGTCTGTCCATTTGGAACAATCGGCAACCGTTCAATCTTTGCGACAGAATACGGAAGAAGGCGATAACATTGTCAATGAGCTTATTGAGGATATGGCAAATGGTTCATTCCTACCTATGGGCAACGATGATTGGAAGGAAGTGGCGTGGCAGCGAAAGCTCCGCAGACAAAATAAGGTAAATCTTAAACGCAGAAAGCGTTAA